TGAAATTTTGAAGCATACTCTAAGTAATCGGACAAATGAATTTCGTGAGCATTTGGATTTTTTTCCTTGTTCGCGAATTCAGGGCGGTTGTCGATTAAAATTGTATAATAGCTGAGCGGTTTCAAATAATATAGTAAAGCGTTTCCAACGTGTCCGCCGCCAAATAGATACAGTGTTGATAGAGAGCCGTGTACTTCATAATAGATCCAAACTCTGCCGCTGCAATTCATGGGAAGAGTTTTAACAGAATTACTATTCTCGGAAGCATTTTTCGAAAGCAGATATTCTCTTGTTCCGCTTTCTCCGAATTTCAGTCTTTCAAGTGACTCTTGTATCGCTTCCACTTCGATTGCTCCACCGCCAACAGTTCCATAAAATTCTTTTTCTGATTGAACGACTATTTTAAATCCAACTTTTCCTGGAACAGAACCTTCCTGTTTAACAACAGTCGCAATTACGAACGGTCGATTTTGCTGCTTCAGTTCATAAATATATTTTTCTATTTGCATTTGAGCATTCAATCTTAAATTGAGAAAAAGTCTTTCGGTGAATCGATGTCATCTAAAACCTGCGGATATGGAGCGTCCCAATATTTCTTTTTGCAATTTTTATAAGAAGTTAGCTTTCTCAAGTCCGAACTGCGTGGGCTGAAAATGATATTTTGATACATTCTATGGTTCAAAAAAATTGGATGCCCATTTTGTGTATTAAATCTTGGCTGTATCCAATCGAAATTATTATCGAGCTGTTCGACTAAGTTAGTGTAAAACGAAATTGGCAGCGTTGGCTGATCTGTAAAATGGTAAAGTGCCCAATCTGAGTCAGTCAATTTTTCAATTCCTTTTTGCAAGGAAGAAAACATCCCTGCTTCATAGTTTTCATTGACAATGATTTCGATTTTATGATTCATTTCAAAAATATGATCGATGAGCGAAGTGTCACGAAGTTCTCGTTTCAATTTATTAATGTCGGTTAAATATTCTTCGAGCGCTTTCTTCATTTCATCCGCTTTGTGGCCGAGAACGATAATAATTTTATCACAGATCAAATTCATCTTAGCAAGTATCAGTACACAAAACGGCAATCCCCTGTACATCAAAAGCGGTTTTGGGCTTCCCATTCTTTCGGATTTACCTGCACAGGCAAGCAATCCACCTATTTTTAAACTTGGCTCACTCATTTAATAAAAATTTTTTCCACTCATCATTGGATTTTGATTTGGGCTCATCGTTCCAAGTAGAAAGTGACGCGGAGTCTTTCAGTCCATTTCCTGTAATCATAAGTAATACATCTTCTTTTTCTGAAATTTTTCCATCCTGAAATAACTTTTTGTATCCGGCAAAGGATGCGGCAGATGATGGTTCGGCAAGAATTCCGAAACTCTGCGCAATAGATTTTTGAGCAGAAAGAATTTCTTCATCGGTAACCGAAACTGCGGTGCCGTTGCTCACCATGACTGAATTAGCAGCCATAAAAAGATTTCTCGGAGCTCCAGCGTGAATGCTGTCTGCAATTGTCGAAGCAGATTTGTATTCAAACTTACCGGCATCAATATAACGAACAACTGCACTGCTTCCTTCCGCCTGAACTGCTATTAGTTGAGGCAGCTTATCAATCCATCCTAATCTGAGCAAATCAGAAAATCCTTTGAACAATCCTGAAATAATCACTCCATCTCCAACGGGGACAAAAATTTTGTCCGGAATTTTTCCTTTCATTGAAATGAAAATATCAAATGCTGCGGATTTTTTCCCCTCTATCGTCAGTGGATTATATGCAGTATTTCTGTTGTACCAATTTTTCTTCTTACTGATCTCAAGACATAAATCGAATGCTTGATCGTAATCCCCCTGCACTAAATAAAGATTTGCTCCGAAAGATTGAATTTGAATTCTCTTTGCAGATGGAATTTTCTCTGGAACAAAAATGTGGGATTTGAGTCCGAGCCGTGTACAAATTCCTGCAAGCGATGAACCGGCATTGCCAGTTGAAGCTGCAGCAATCTCTGAAATTCCTAATTCGAGAGCTTTACATATTACAAGAGTTGTGGCTCTATCTTTATATGATAAAGTTGGATTGCGAGTATCATCAAAAACAAAAAATTTTTTTCCACCAATTTCATATTCAAGAAGAGGTTCATTGGTTAATGTAATTTTATCTAGCGATGATTTTGGAATAGTTTTTTCAAGAAAATTTATTGGCCAAAGATCAGGATAAAGCCAAAACTTTCCGCAGGAGATTTTTAAGAATTTCTCTCTGTTAAGTTTTCGCTTCAAATTTTCATAATCATATTCAACAAGCAGGACGCCTCTGAGCGGTTGATTTTTTTCTGCCTTACCGCAATTGGGACAAAGATAAATTCGCTCTGTCTCAATTTTTTCAGATGTAAATTGAGAAGAACAGTCAAAGCATTTGTAAGAATATTTACTCATCACAAATTTTTAATGGGACACAGATTTTTATGTCCGAAGGACTCCTTCGGAGATTGATTATGATTTTTCATGATATTTATAATTAAATCTCACATCGTTAATGCCATAATTGCTTTGCCAGTATGCAAGCGGTTTTCTGCCTCGTCGAATACGATTGATATGTCAGGGTTGTCGAGTATTTCATCCGTTACTTCGTTATTTCTATCGGCAGGGAGAGCATGCATCAACTTCACACCTTTATCCGCAAGTTTGATTTTTTTATCGTCGCAGATCCAAGATTTATATTTTTCGAGATTTGACCTCATTTCTTTTTTACATTCATCTTCATTGTTCAAATAATGATCGACATCATAGAAGCCGAATCCACCCCAGTTTTTCGGAACAACAATCTGAGCTCCTTCAAAAGCTTCGTCCATGTCATTTGTGAATTGTAAACTTCCGCCACCAGCTTCGGCATTCTTTTTTGCTTTGTCGATTATATATTTACTCAATGGAAATTCCTTTGGATGTGCAACGGTGACATCAATTCCATATCGAGGGAAAAGTAATATTTGCGTCTGCGGTACAGAAAGAGGTTTGCTGTGTGTGTCTGCGTATGCCCATGAGACAGTTACTTTCAATCCTTTGGTATTTCTACCGAAATGCTCGAAGATTGTCATCAAATCTGCAAGTCCTTGAAATGGATGATAGACATCGTCCTGTAATGACATGATTGGTTTTTTCGAATATTCTGCCATTTCATTTAAGTATTTATTTCCGATTCCATAAAAACAATTTCTGCAGGCGATCCCATGTCCCATGCGGGAAAGAATTATTGCGGTGTCTTTCGCAACTTCGCCGTGAGTGATTTGCATTTTATCTGGAGTCAGATCGTGAGCATGTCCGCCAAGCTGAGTCATTCCCGCTTCCATCGAATTGCGTGTGCGTGTCGATTGTTCAAAAAATATCATGAACAAAGTTTTGTGTGGCAGATGGAGGTGGGGTTCTTCGTTATAAAATTTTTTCTTTAAGTCGAACGATGTTTCAAAAACTATATCGAGTTCTTCCTTCGTCCAATTGTCTTCTGTTATA
This region of Ignavibacteria bacterium genomic DNA includes:
- the thrC gene encoding threonine synthase, whose amino-acid sequence is MSKYSYKCFDCSSQFTSEKIETERIYLCPNCGKAEKNQPLRGVLLVEYDYENLKRKLNREKFLKISCGKFWLYPDLWPINFLEKTIPKSSLDKITLTNEPLLEYEIGGKKFFVFDDTRNPTLSYKDRATTLVICKALELGISEIAAASTGNAGSSLAGICTRLGLKSHIFVPEKIPSAKRIQIQSFGANLYLVQGDYDQAFDLCLEISKKKNWYNRNTAYNPLTIEGKKSAAFDIFISMKGKIPDKIFVPVGDGVIISGLFKGFSDLLRLGWIDKLPQLIAVQAEGSSAVVRYIDAGKFEYKSASTIADSIHAGAPRNLFMAANSVMVSNGTAVSVTDEEILSAQKSIAQSFGILAEPSSAASFAGYKKLFQDGKISEKEDVLLMITGNGLKDSASLSTWNDEPKSKSNDEWKKFLLNE
- a CDS encoding ornithine carbamoyltransferase, with protein sequence MNSDFKGKHFITEDNWTKEELDIVFETSFDLKKKFYNEEPHLHLPHKTLFMIFFEQSTRTRNSMEAGMTQLGGHAHDLTPDKMQITHGEVAKDTAIILSRMGHGIACRNCFYGIGNKYLNEMAEYSKKPIMSLQDDVYHPFQGLADLMTIFEHFGRNTKGLKVTVSWAYADTHSKPLSVPQTQILLFPRYGIDVTVAHPKEFPLSKYIIDKAKKNAEAGGGSLQFTNDMDEAFEGAQIVVPKNWGGFGFYDVDHYLNNEDECKKEMRSNLEKYKSWICDDKKIKLADKGVKLMHALPADRNNEVTDEILDNPDISIVFDEAENRLHTGKAIMALTM